The genomic segment TGAAGAAAACAGCGAAATTGCTCGACGCCTGTTGCGTCGAAATCGCGTAACGATTGTATCGGAAGATACCGGCGGCATACTTGGAAGAAAGATCGCATTTGACACCCATTCCGGCACAGTTGCTGTGATGAAAGTACGGCTAATCCGAAAATCGGATTGGCAATTTGAATCATCGAACGAATCATTATGAACCCTCAATTATTTCACAAGTTTTCCGAGCTCGTCAACACTCTAACAGGTATACATCTTGCTCCGGGAAAAGAGTCGATGGTTAGCGCCCGCATCCAACGCCGGATGCGAGTTCTGAATATTTCATCGGCATCGGATTATTATGAGTACGTCGTCAATCCAGAGCACAAAGATGAGATCATCCATTTGATCGATGCGATTTCAACCAATGTTACCTATTTTTATCGCGAGCACATCCATTTCGATTTTTTGACGGGATATGTGAAGGAGTGTGTGGAAGCAGGTCAAACCCAGTTTAAGGTTTGGTGTGCTGCTGCCTCAAGCGGAGAAGAACCCTATACTATTGCGATGACGATTCAGGAAGCTGCATTCCCCAATCGCTTCGAGTGGAAAATGCTGGCAACCGATATTTCGACCCGAGTATTGGCTACTGCCAAGCAGGCGAAGTACTCAGAGGAGAAGCTTTCTAAAGTGCCAGATCGTTATCGTCATAAGTACTTTCACCGGGTGCAGCAAACCCATGAACAGGATGCTGCCGGAAAAATATATGTTGTATCTGATGAACTACGAACACCAATTCGATTTGCCCGGTTGAACTTGACCGATACGCCATATCCGATGCGCGGTCCGTTCGACTGTGTTTTTTGCCGGAATGTTATGATTTACTTTGAAAACGAGCTTCGAGCGCGTTTACTACAAGAAGTGTATCGATTGTTACGACCGGGTGGAATACTCATCTTGGGGAGTGCCGAGAGTTTAGTCGGTCTCACAAGTGATTTACAAGCCGTAAAACCATCCATTTACCGGAAACCGTTACGTTAGTATGGCTTTAATTGTAAAAATCTCTGATTACATCGTATCGTCTCAACCGGACGATATTTTGATCACATACTCACTGGGCTCGTGCGTTGGAGTAACAATGTACGACCCGGTGTTAGGGATCGGCGGGATGCTTCACTCCATGTTGCCGTTATCGAAAATCGACGAAGAAAAAGCCAGACAGCAACCTGCGATGTTCGTCGATACCGGTTTAACTGCGATGTTAACCGATTTCTTCCAACAAGGTTCAGCCCGAAATCGGTTAGTCGTAAAAATCGCCGGCTGTTCGCAGCTTCTGGATGAAAAAGGAGTATTCCGAATCGGGGAACGTAACAACGCAGTAACACGAAAGATTTTATGGAAAAATAATATCTTGATTGCTGGCGAAGACGTTGGCGGTACACTTTCGCGGACAGTCACACTGAATCTTGCCACTGGCGTAACGACCATCCGCAGCAGCGGAAAGGAGTATCAGATATGAACCGCCGCGCCGATATTTTGTCGCAACTAAGCGACCTACCGACCTTTCCTCCTGCAGCATTAAAACTTATGCAGCTTTTGCGGCATCCCGATACCACGATTCCTGAAATCACGAAAATTATTGAACTGGAACCGGCGCTGACTTCGCGAGTGCTGCGAATGGCAAACAGTGCTTTTTACGGACTACCTGTGAGAGTGGGTACCGTGCGCGATGCAATCATTCGGTTAGGGTTTGCGAAAATTACTGAGATTGTCATAGCCTCCTCAGTCAATCCAATGCTTTCTGTCGAGATTCCCGGTTATGACTTAGAACACAATGACTTGTGGCGTCATTCAGTAGCCGTTGCTATTGCCGCCAAACAGATTGCATCAATGCAGCATCCTCAGATTGCGGAGTATGCATTTACTGCAGGTCTTTTGCATGATATTGGTCGTTTGATAATGAGCTCCTATGTCGCTCCGGTACGAGATCAGTTATATTCTATTGCTGAGAGAGAAGAACTCTCCTACGACGAAGTAGAAAACAAAGAATTCGATATTAGCGCCGCCGAAGCAGGTGGTGAAGTACTTGCGCACTGGCAACTGCCGGACGAAATTGTTACTGCCGTTCGCTATCATCTTACACCCGATTTAGCGCCTGGCGATCAGACACTTACAGAAGTTATTCATCTTGCCAATGGATTAATTCTTATGACAGGAATCGGTGTTGGCACCGATGGATTACGGTTCCGAATGAATACAACTGTTGTTGAGAAGTTCGGACTAAACCCGGTTGCAGTAGCTAAACTCATGAATGAAGTTCATACGCAGTTGGTCGCCGCCGACGAGCTAATAATGGCGGATTAGGAGAGAGTATGGCTTACCAGATCTTAGTCGTCGACGACAGCGCTGTTGTACGGACAGTCATCAAGAAAGTTCTTGCCCTAACCGATTTAACGATTGGACAAATTTTTGAAGCCTCAAATGGCGCGATGGCTTTGGAAGTCTTGGATAAAAACTGGATCGACTTAGTGTTTGCCGACTTACACATGCCGATTATGAGTGGGATCGAAATGATCGACCAAATGTCGAAAGATGGTCTGTTATCTTCGATTCCGGTTATCATCGTTTCTTCGGAGGGTTCGGAAACCCGGATCGAAGAAATGCGGCAAAAAGGGGTGCGCGCTTATGTACAGAAGCCTTTTACTCCGGAGTCAATCCGCGAGGCAATTCAAATTGTAATGAAAGGGCGAGACGAAGATGAGAAATGAACGTGAGTTAATCATCGAATGCTTTCCCTCTATACTTTCGAAAACTTCTTATCAGTTTGCCGATCTCGCACCGGGAGACGATGAGAGCGATCCATCGGAAGCAGGGTTACAGTCGATTGTCGAGTTTCGTTGTGGCAAATTGTCGGGTGCTATCGGCGTACAAGTTTCGGAATTGTTCGCATTGCAGTTAGTAGCCAATATGATTGGCGCCGATCCGGACGGAGTTATTGATCCAGTCGTGATGCGAGATAGTACCGGTGAGTTGGTGAATATCTTCGCCGGACAATTGCTTCCGGTGATTTTCGGTAAAAGTGAATTGTTTACATTGTTAGCACCAGTCGTAACGCCACTGCAAAGTGACAAGTGGTCAGAAAATCGTTCCCAGTATACTACTGTTGCTTTTCAAGTCGATGACGAGTTTCCTGTTTTTGTAATGTACCGTTCTGGCGGAAACCGCCATGCCAGTTAATGTCCTAATTGTAGACGACAGTGCAGTGATTCGCCAGTTCTTGACCCAGGAACTGCGCAGGGAACCGGACATAAATATTGTTGGCACCGCAGTCGATCCTTACAAAGCGCGCGATATGATTGTCGAGTTGCAACCTGATGTCATTACACTCGATATCGAAATGCCTAAGATGGATGGATTGACATTCCTCAAAAAATTGATGCGGTATTATCCGATTCCCGTGATTATCATTTCTGCTCTTACAACATCGGGAAGTGAGATTGCGATGGCGACGTTGCAATCTGGCGCTGTAGACGTAGTCGCAAAACCGACTACGATGAAGCCAGCAGGTGAATGGACAATTCAGCTCATAGAAAAAGTATTGGCTGCTGCTGATGTCGACCCTACGAAATGTGCCGTACCAGAAAGTGCCAAAGCAAAACCAGTCGCTACAATTGCACGGCAACAATTTGCTAATAAAATCATCACAATCGGTGCTTCGACCGGTGGAACCGTCGCATTAGAACAAATCCTAACCGTTTTACCAGATAACACTCCCCCCATCGTTATCGTACAACACATGCCGGAGCACTTCACTCGTTATTTTGCCGACCGGTTAAATGGATTATGTCGGATTTCTGTTAAAGAAGCGGAGAACGGCGACCAGTTGTTGCCGGGTCGAGCGCTTATTGCACCGGGCAATTACCACATGCTGGTCAAGAAAATTGCCGGGAGTTATTTTGCAGAAGTCCGCGACGGGCCGTTAGTGTGCCGCCAACGTCCAGCTGTCGATGTCATGTTCCGTAGCGTTGCCCGCTCGGTTGGAAGAATCGCCGTTGGTGTTATTCTAACTGGAATGGGAAACGATGGTGCAGCGGGGATGCTCGAATTGAAGCAAGCTGGAGCCTATACTATCGCGCAAGATGAGGCGAGTAGTATCGTTTTTGGTATGCCTAAAGAGGCAATTAAACTGGGTGGAGTCGATAAAATTGTATCGCTATCTGGAATTCCCGGGGCGATATTGACCGCTGTAAAATCCCACGAAGAGAGATAAACGAAGAAAGATAATCGAATGGACGCAAACCTTATCAATCCTTTCATTGAAGCATTGTATGAAATGTTTCAGACGATGATGCA from the bacterium genome contains:
- a CDS encoding methyltransferase domain-containing protein; the encoded protein is MNPQLFHKFSELVNTLTGIHLAPGKESMVSARIQRRMRVLNISSASDYYEYVVNPEHKDEIIHLIDAISTNVTYFYREHIHFDFLTGYVKECVEAGQTQFKVWCAAASSGEEPYTIAMTIQEAAFPNRFEWKMLATDISTRVLATAKQAKYSEEKLSKVPDRYRHKYFHRVQQTHEQDAAGKIYVVSDELRTPIRFARLNLTDTPYPMRGPFDCVFCRNVMIYFENELRARLLQEVYRLLRPGGILILGSAESLVGLTSDLQAVKPSIYRKPLR
- a CDS encoding chemotaxis protein CheD, giving the protein MYDPVLGIGGMLHSMLPLSKIDEEKARQQPAMFVDTGLTAMLTDFFQQGSARNRLVVKIAGCSQLLDEKGVFRIGERNNAVTRKILWKNNILIAGEDVGGTLSRTVTLNLATGVTTIRSSGKEYQI
- a CDS encoding HDOD domain-containing protein, which gives rise to MNRRADILSQLSDLPTFPPAALKLMQLLRHPDTTIPEITKIIELEPALTSRVLRMANSAFYGLPVRVGTVRDAIIRLGFAKITEIVIASSVNPMLSVEIPGYDLEHNDLWRHSVAVAIAAKQIASMQHPQIAEYAFTAGLLHDIGRLIMSSYVAPVRDQLYSIAEREELSYDEVENKEFDISAAEAGGEVLAHWQLPDEIVTAVRYHLTPDLAPGDQTLTEVIHLANGLILMTGIGVGTDGLRFRMNTTVVEKFGLNPVAVAKLMNEVHTQLVAADELIMAD
- a CDS encoding response regulator, translated to MAYQILVVDDSAVVRTVIKKVLALTDLTIGQIFEASNGAMALEVLDKNWIDLVFADLHMPIMSGIEMIDQMSKDGLLSSIPVIIVSSEGSETRIEEMRQKGVRAYVQKPFTPESIREAIQIVMKGRDEDEK
- a CDS encoding chemotaxis protein CheX gives rise to the protein MRNERELIIECFPSILSKTSYQFADLAPGDDESDPSEAGLQSIVEFRCGKLSGAIGVQVSELFALQLVANMIGADPDGVIDPVVMRDSTGELVNIFAGQLLPVIFGKSELFTLLAPVVTPLQSDKWSENRSQYTTVAFQVDDEFPVFVMYRSGGNRHAS
- a CDS encoding chemotaxis response regulator protein-glutamate methylesterase, with protein sequence MPVNVLIVDDSAVIRQFLTQELRREPDINIVGTAVDPYKARDMIVELQPDVITLDIEMPKMDGLTFLKKLMRYYPIPVIIISALTTSGSEIAMATLQSGAVDVVAKPTTMKPAGEWTIQLIEKVLAAADVDPTKCAVPESAKAKPVATIARQQFANKIITIGASTGGTVALEQILTVLPDNTPPIVIVQHMPEHFTRYFADRLNGLCRISVKEAENGDQLLPGRALIAPGNYHMLVKKIAGSYFAEVRDGPLVCRQRPAVDVMFRSVARSVGRIAVGVILTGMGNDGAAGMLELKQAGAYTIAQDEASSIVFGMPKEAIKLGGVDKIVSLSGIPGAILTAVKSHEER